One genomic segment of Impatiens glandulifera chromosome 6, dImpGla2.1, whole genome shotgun sequence includes these proteins:
- the LOC124943114 gene encoding protein SRG1-like gives MAYIEASEQLEKVINKSVKEMSINGDNPPSLYLLTETKFGSINASAPMAQIPIINLSLFSESSSSSPTESNELNNLKESLTSWGCFQLTDHGMSKEFLEKVRGITKGFFANTEEEKKKSGRQAGSAEGYGIDRVVSDNQILDWCDRLSLRIFPEDQRKLNLWPNHPENFRYSFINSSSFLRSGY, from the exons ATGGCTTATATTGAAGCTTCTGAGCAATTAGAGAAAGTAATAAACAAGAGCGTCAAAGAAATGTCCATTAATGGCGATAATCCACCTTCTCTATATCTCCTCACAGAAACCAAATTCGGTTCCATTAACGCTTCCGCTCCTATGGCTCAAATTCCAATAATTAACCTAAGTCTCTTCTCTgaatcatcttcatcttcaccaACCGAATCGAACGAACTGAACAACCTCAAAGAATCTCTCACCTCATGGGGCTGCTTTCAG CTAACAGATCATGGAATGTCTAAAGAGTTCCTCGAGAAAGTACGCGGGATCACGAAAGGATTCTTCGCGAATactgaagaagagaagaagaaatcaGGTCGTCAAGCTGGAAGTGCAGAAGGATATGGAATTGATAGAGTTGTCTCAGATAATCAAATCCTCGACTGGTGCGATCGTCTCTCTCTACGGATCTTCCCTGAAGATCAGAGGAAATTGAATCTCTGGCCAAATCATCCAGAAAATTTCAGGTATTCATTCATCAATTCATCTTCCTTTCTAAGAAGCGGTTATTAG
- the LOC124942871 gene encoding codeine O-demethylase-like — translation MAKSLNLETDSFSKQFSGRSILQARLILYPPCPRPDQVFGLKAHSDRSGVTILLQDREVEGLQVRKDDDWFTVPIIPDALFVNLGDQMQIMSNGMFTSPMHRVVTNSHREKISVALFNEPEPESEIGPVDGLIDEDRPRLYRNVKNYAVFNYECFQKGVVAIDAARV, via the exons ATGGCTAAATCGCTGAATTTGGAAACCGATTCCTTCTCGAAGCAATTCAGCGGAAGATCGATCTTGCAAGCACGTCTCATCCTGTATCCGCCTTGTCCGAGGCCAGATCAAGTGTTTGGATTGAAAGCTCATTCTGATAGATCTGGTGTCACCATTTTACTGCAAGACAGAGAAGTGGAAGGTTTACAAGTTCGTAAAGACGACGATTGGTTCACAGTTCCTATAATTCCTGATGCATTGTTCGTCAACCTTGGAGATCAAATGCAG ATAATGAGTAATGGGATGTTTACGAGTCCGATGCATCGGGTGGTTACGAACAGCCATAGAGAGAAGATATCGGTGGCGTTGTTTAACGAACCGGAACCGGAGAGTGAGATCGGGCCTGTGGATGGATTGATCGATGAAGATCGGCCGAGATTATACAGGAATGTGAAGAACTATGCTGTTTTCAATTATGAATGCTTTCAGAAAGGTGTGGTCGCCATTGATGCAGCTAGGGTTTAG